The window ACGATGCAGTCGCTTGGGTTGCCTGCTTCCAGCTACAAAACAATGCCACTTCCGGTGAGTGACGCTGATTACCGTAATGCTTCCACCAAAGCCGCTACAACAGTCTTTTCACCACATTTCATTACTGTGCTGTAGCAGCATGTCCTCAGAAGCacggaaaaataaaacaaagtgcattttgtttttatgcagTGTCCTTTGTAGAGGACAACTGTATTGAATGCTAATTCTTTTAtccatcataatattacaactttttaaacaaTTACACATTTCAGTCAttcatatttcaaatttatgctattttttctctcaatattattactttatattcctaatattttgtctttattgtcgtaaaattactgctctattttccatttttgctgttgtttttttttgtttaactgtGTTTGTCGACTATGCAgagggccaatgaaaaacaaccAGGAGCTGAAAATGGCAcctgggccgcagtttgccctAGACAGGCCAAATCAACATGAAGCAAACacagtttgtggtttggtccgcaacataacagaaaagaggcaaaaatgtccgtcattgttttccaaagtcaaagcctaTGTGTGTGCATATCTCGTTTTGCCTGAAATACAAAGATTATACGTCTGCTTCTTTGATGACTGAGGAAattagaaaatattccattttgagagactgaaatcagaggatattaaCATTTTGAAATCAAAAAATGATTGCACTCAAAATGATCCAACCATCATTTTAACTTGTGTTTACTGAAATATTCATAAACTCGCAGGAGTGTgcaacaaaccaacaaaacaattgAAATAGTGCGACTCATCTAATATTACAAATTCATTCAAGTCCTTTTTGGCTTGAATAATGTGGAGTGCAACTGTACATTGCTTGCtgatatacatatgaaatactTCTGATCGACTGTATATAGTCGCGATCATGTTACAGTACATAGTTTTCTTCAAAAGATAACTAGTTGTAAGAGATTCTAATCACCCTAATGTGTTAGTGATAACATCCAGCCAGGGAACAGCCACTGGGatatatatactatacaatcttgaattcatcacacaacCTTAATTGTAATCTCCTTTTTCTGTCCATTCCCCCATTTTTAAATTGTTctgaaaagggaggaaaaatgtaatctttttTCAGAGTACACAAGAATTAAGAATCAAACAAGTGGATGTGCATAGTACCAACACAGTAGTGTACGGTCGTCCCGCGTttgtcacagttaattggttccagaaccaatattatgtaatattatcaaatgtaatattttcgtagttagaacataaaaccctgtttatgacattctaaacgcgtgttttaaaaaaattatatatattactagagccctgtagacatgaaataacaccactacagtcacctttccactcctattattattagtttacaTCACCTTTCACAACTCTAGTGCGCAGGCTAcgaatcactgcagggacacaagaggccGCCGCTACATTAAACATAGCAAGCTAACGAGCTAACTGGTTAGTCTCCAACTTatatattctaaacttaagaaagatTTTCAAACGgactggggaagaaggacaaagtaagaagccaaaaacgtaccacttccacacagaatgggaggagaactttttttcccactccAACATGTCAGACGTGCCACGGCTgaattcatgcagtgttaaggtaacgtaatgtaatgtctcatcaatgtaacattactaacacccTAGTGATCAGAATACGGCATACgacttcttttaatatttttgagtaataataggccacagtaagccatttattaatgaatgaatttgtgaaaaaccatgatagagtgagggagcaatgttgaaagtggcgagggacgactgcatatgtaaaaagaagtcatggTGCCTTTTAAGCAAACCAACAACAAACGAAGATGCTCTCAAATCAGTGCACCCATGAACAAACTCTTCTTTGGTCATTCCTTCCTTAGGACTCTGCTTCGACTAACACTCCTCCATCTTCCTCCATCTCACAGCTGTTTGGtgcctcttcctcctctgcaGCTATTTCGGCCTCAGAGATACCACTTCCTGTCTCCTCTTTACCACTCAGCGTCTCGCTCTCATCTTCCTTGGCAGCGTTCTCTCCTtgccctttgctgtcttcaccTGCTTTCTCCTCTTTTTCCTTCCTCTCTTTTTCGATCTTGGAGAGGCTGTGGCACAGGGATTGGACATAGGTGAACACACACATTGGGTCTGGGTTGTTGCCCATCATGAGCATGTCGGGAACTTCCAGCAGGGGGTAGCAGTCAGCCAAGGACCTGGAGTGACGCGAATGGTAaagatggagaaaaaaaaatactgtaaaaatatgatttactgTAGATAGAAGACATACTCTGCAGTCTGGAAGGCCAGTGTGAAGTTTTTCTCCCGCTCTGTGGGTTTCAAGGCGCTGTAGTCGAAAGCATCAGGGAAGTAGCGGTGCATTAATGCGCAGAAAGCCATCCCGTCACACCAAGATGATGAGAAGTTTTCTATGTTGACACCCTGCAAAATCAAGACAAGGTTGTTATGACGAGCACCATTACAAAACACTTTAGCTAACTTGTACCGGTGTttaaaagctacatttttagttttttttttagttcttatTGGGCGTTTCGTCAAGTTTTCTACGTCAACACCTTGCAAAATCAGGAGAAATGAAAGATGTTGATAGACCAGCATCTCCACCGGGGGGCGCCAGAGGACAGCGAAGGCgcaatacatgaaaaaaagaaagaaagaacgcCTAACTTTTAgcagtgtttttcatttttattgcgAGTGGGACAAACGCAGAATGACCATAATTAAtcaaagcttgtttttttttgtgaactcGTCAGTGATTCTTAAACAAGTCCCATATGTTGAcgcctgaacagtccagttgcaatccaTTCAATGGCCTCAAGTGTTGAGTGCTTTAAATACATCCACGTGATACTGTATACATTCAGATGTCCCACCTGACTCCACTGTGGCCACTCATGTCATGTTTGGAGATATTAAAAAGAAtgatatagtcgtccctcgccactttgcggtttgaattttgtaGGTTCACTctttcacggtttttcaaaataaatgaattgatgAAGGATCATGTTTTTGGGGTTGTCGCACATCCTGCTATTGCATTGTTTAAAAGTATACCTGGTAGTTGCGAGTTTTGCTGCGGCACCACTGAAGCATCCTCTGTTTGATGGAAGCCCCCGTGGCCGAAGCTGTTGATGACTTTTGAATTTTGAAGTTGCGTGGTGTGGGCGTCCTAAGGGCGAACCCCAAATACATTGTCAGTAAACTTGCATTAAAGTCATCAAACTTGAGTTACATGGCTTACACTGGTGCGCCTTGCTGGAACTTAGCGATGATGTCTCTCTTGTTGGACGCCCTGCCAGAGCGACCTGAGAGTCTTGGACGGGACACAGCTTGAGGTGTGGCTTTTGGGGCTCTTTTGGGCTTCCCTGGCTTTTCCGCCTCTTTTAATTTTTCTTCATCTTTTGTTTCTGCTtctttgacttgttttttcttctcctGCTTTTCTGGCTCACTATCAATGCCGTCTTCCTTATTCACCTTATCGGCACCCTTTTCCTCTTTCACTGTGTCATCAACACCCTTTTCCTCATTCACTGTGTCACCAGCCTTTTCCTCTTTCACTGTGTCATCAACACCCTTTTCCTCATTCACTGTGTCACCAGCCTTTTCCTCTTTCACTGTGTCATCAACACCCTTTTCCTCATTCACTGTGTCACCAGCCTTTTCCTCTTTCACTGTGTCATCAACACCTTTTTCCTCTTTCACTGTGTCATCAACATCTTTTTCCTCATTCACTGTGTCACCAGCCTTTTCCTCTTTCACTGTGTCATCaacacctttttcctcattcacTGTGTCACCACCCTTTTCCTCATTCACTGTGTCATCAACACCTTTTTCCTCTTTCACTGTGTCAtcaacatcttttttctctttcacTGTGTCACCAGCCTTTTCCTCTTTCACTGTGTCATCAACACCTTTTTCCTCTTTCACTGTGTCAtcaacatcttttttctctttcacTGTGTCACCAGCCTTTTCCTCTTTCACTGTGTCATCaacacctttttcctcattcacTGTGTCACCAGCCTTTTCCTCTTTCGCATTATCaacacctttttcctcattcacTGTGTCACCAGCCTTTTCCTCATTCACTGTGTCACCAGCCTTTTCCTCATTCACTGTGTCATCAACACCTTTTTTCTCGTTCACCTTATCCACACCTTTTTCACCATTGACCTTTTCCTCCGCTTTCTCACTCGTCATCTCATCTCCATCTTTGAGAGAGTCTCTAATTTTGATGTCGTCCACCTGCCCTTCAtgcttaccccgccccctctctGCTTCACCCTGTTTCTCTCCTGGACCCGCCCTGTCAACACGAGCAGATGCTTTGTCCTTATCTTGTCCTTCGTCTTCGGCGTCACCTTCAGTTGACTTTGAAGCAGCTGTCTTTGGTTCCTCACCTCCCACTTGTGCCACGATACCCTTTGCCCCCCCGGCCATTACCCGCCGACCTTCCAGTGTGTCCCCCTCTGGAGTCCCGCCTCCTGGGTCTGTACTCTCCACAAGCTGTGGTTCATCTGTCTGCAGGGTAATCAACACAAAGCACTTCATTCCGGTCTTCCAAGCAAAGCACAATGCTCAATATCATGTCGTAAAATAACATAATCAATCACACTACTGCCTTTCTAGTTTGATGCCTTAAGTAACATTATGTAAGGCCACCTAAAATTAGTCAGTACACTCTCCTCTTGGGACATGATGGCCCTCGGCAGACAGCAATGCAATGTGAGATAGGAAATGCCATTCTGGGATTTGGTGAGCATCTCGATTTAGATTTTACATTTGGACACTCAGTAAAGACTTGTCATCTGTGGGACACACTGCCAGCTGAAATCCAAATAATTGCACAGGACAAAGGCCAAGTGCTAGCTAAAAGCTAACAAAGAGGGAACGTCCATTATGTTGATCTTTTTGTTGCACTCCTCTACAACAAATAGTGGATATCTTGGACACACTTTGAGTTCAAAGTGAAACTTTCTGTCTATCTTTGGAAGACGAGTGGCGAAGAAGACTTCCATTCAcgctcataatattacgctgttattctcataaaactatgactttttatcGTTAGAGTCCAacctttttgtcttaatattttcactttttggtCTTTTAAAACAACTgcacatttttccatttctgcagtttttttgttgttgttttttttaaagttttcttggtatatttttagaatgcgttGCAGGCCAATAAATAACAGCCgcgagccacaaatggcccccaggccacactttggacacccctgatttagagtgtccaattaacctaacatgcaaggTTTGGGAATATGGGAAACAAACAGGgcaaaaatggaacatttttataAGAATGAAGTCCAACTACTAAGAGAAATctgcaattttaaaagaataaatctgtaatgttatgagaaaaaagaattccattgtagtagcatagacttgaaatattaaagaaaaatatgttatttcttgaagtcataatattatgagaagtaaacaaaacaaaataaagttgtaatttttggaaaattaggctggggaaaaagttattattggaataacgtcaaaatattacaagaagaaaatttatgaagattatttgagaagaaatatattgaaaaaccccccagcaaatttGTTAGAATGAAgtctaaatatgaagagaaaatagTTGATTAGTAATTAATAGTAATTATTCTATTGAAATGCTATTTttgaagtcggaatattatgagaaataaacaaagcaaaatgaaattgtaatttttgaaaaattaggttgtggaataataataatattatggaataaggtgaaaatattatgggaataaaatcataatattacaagaaaggaatttgaatttgaattaaataaataaaaaaaaatctaaacaaccgccacccccaaaaatgtaaaaatggaaaaaacagctgaaattttatgagaatgaagtcaaaatattaagagaaaaaaaatcggattctaataagaaaaaaagtcgcaattttacgagagtaaagtcataatattacgagaaaaaaataatgtcatttgagcagcatagagttgaaatattaaagaacaattttatatattatgaaaccaaaatagaatATTATGTGGAACAAACGCAACAAAcacaagttgtattttttggaaaattaggttgtggaaaaagttataatattatggaataaggtgaaaatattatgggagtaaaatcataatgttacaagaaagaaagttgaattagttaaaaaaataaatgtaaaatgttggaaaatttggttgtggaaaaagttctaatattatggaataaagtcataatcttacGAGAActtttatgaagattatttgagaagaaagttgaagtatgtggaaaaaaacaaccgctaaaatgaggaaaatatGAGCAGAGACCAAAGtctatactaataatacgctttttcagtgatgtgacaaagctgagatgcagtgtaTATGGTGTATATGGTGTATACTGTAtcagctttggacacccctgatctccACCCGGggattttcaaagtgtgaggtggGCGGCACAAGGctgcagcagcttgaaaaatataaagaaaagcatatttttcaaacctgcagCGCGAACGTCCatccaaggtaaaaaaaaaaaaaaagatttgatttGTAGTTGCTACAGTGAAAAAGAGCAGAAAACTTCGTAAAAATATGTTCCAGAAATCAGTTTTTCATGGCGTAAGTGAGGTCCCGACTGTATTATATTCTCTGAAGGGAGGCTCACTGGACACAACATAATTCAGAATCCTTTTTTGTCTTATCGGTGAGGATGGAGaagacaaaaaagacattttaatccATGATGTGGGGCGTTAACAAAGCCATATGTACCTTATGGATGTTGCTTGTGTCCGTCCTCTTTAAAGATGTCTCCTGGTCGACTGCGTCTCCATCCATGATGCTGATCCAATCCTTGCGAACAGCGCTCTCTCAGACCTTCGTTTTTCTAGAAGTAACAATGTCGAGTGCTGTCTTGTCTCTCTGTTTGTTGTGTGTGATGTGAGTGTACGTGGAGTGTGGATATCCACTCTCTGC of the Dunckerocampus dactyliophorus isolate RoL2022-P2 chromosome 11, RoL_Ddac_1.1, whole genome shotgun sequence genome contains:
- the smtnl1 gene encoding smoothelin-like 1; this encodes MDGDAVDQETSLKRTDTSNIHKTDEPQLVESTDPGGGTPEGDTLEGRRVMAGGAKGIVAQVGGEEPKTAASKSTEGDAEDEGQDKDKASARVDRAGPGEKQGEAERGRGKHEGQVDDIKIRDSLKDGDEMTSEKAEEKVNGEKGVDKVNEKKGVDDTVNEEKAGDTVNEEKAGDTVNEEKGVDNAKEEKAGDTVNEEKGVDDTVKEEKAGDTVKEKKDVDDTVKEEKGVDDTVKEEKAGDTVKEKKDVDDTVKEEKGVDDTVNEEKGGDTVNEEKGVDDTVKEEKAGDTVNEEKDVDDTVKEEKGVDDTVKEEKAGDTVNEEKGVDDTVKEEKAGDTVNEEKGVDDTVKEEKAGDTVNEEKGVDDTVKEEKGADKVNKEDGIDSEPEKQEKKKQVKEAETKDEEKLKEAEKPGKPKRAPKATPQAVSRPRLSGRSGRASNKRDIIAKFQQGAPVTPTPRNFKIQKSSTASATGASIKQRMLQWCRSKTRNYQGVNIENFSSSWCDGMAFCALMHRYFPDAFDYSALKPTEREKNFTLAFQTAESLADCYPLLEVPDMLMMGNNPDPMCVFTYVQSLCHSLSKIEKERKEKEEKAGEDSKGQGENAAKEDESETLSGKEETGSGISEAEIAAEEEEAPNSCEMEEDGGVLVEAES